Genomic window (Pseudomonas sp. L5B5):
GTGCTTGCCGAGCGTACTAGCGCCAGGCAGCGGCTGATAACAATAACAGGAGCCAGCATGGGCCAGACTCGCTTTGCCAGTGGGCGTCAATTGGATCTGATCTGCCTCGGACGCCTGGGCGTCGACCTCTACGCGCAGCAAGTGGGGGCCCGCCTGGAAGATGTCGGCAGTTTTGCCAAGTACCTGGGTGGCTCGTCCGCCAACATCGCCTTTGGCACCGCGCGACTGGGCCTGAAGTCGGCGATGCTGAGCCGGGTCGGCGACGACCACATGGGGCGTTTCCTGCTCGAGTCGCTGCAGCGCGAGGGCTGCGATGTCAGCGCTGTGCGAGTCGACGCCGAGCGCCTGACGGCCCTGGTCTTGCTGGGGCTCAAGGATCGCGAGACCTTTCCCCTGGTGTTCTACCGCGAAAACTGCGCCGACATGGCCCTGGCCGCCGAAGACATCGACGAAGCCTTTATCGCCTCGAGCAAGGCGCTGCTGATCACCGGCACTCATTTCTCCAGCGAGCAGGTCTACCGCAGCAGCATCCAGGCCCTCGACTACGCCGAGCGCCACGGCGTGCGACGGGTGCTGGACATCGATTATCGGCCGGTGCTCTGGGGCCTGGCGGCCAAGGCCGATGGCCAGACTCGTTTCGTCGCCGACCGGCAGGTCAGCCAGCACGTGCAAGGCATCTTGCCGCGCTTCGAACTGATCGTCGGCACCGAGGAGGAATTCCTGATCGCCGGGGGGCATCAAGAACTGCTGACGGCCCTGCGCCGGGTTCGCGAGCTGACCGCCGCGACCCTGGTGGTCAAGCTCGGCCCCCAGGGCTGCGCGGTGATCCACGGCGCCATTCCCGCCAGCCTTGCCGACCTGGACATTCACCGCGGAGTACAGGTCGAGGTACTGAATGTGCTGGGGGCGGGTGATGCGTTCATGGCCGGTTTCCTCAGTGGCTGGCTCGAAGGGGCGGACGATCAACACTGCTGCCGGTTGGCCAATGCCTGCGGCGCCCTGGTGGTGTCGCGCCATGCCTGCGCCCCGGCAATGCCGACCCGGGCGGAACTGGATTACCTGTTCGGCAGCCCACGGCCCATCACCCGTCCAGACCAGGATGCGACCCTGCAACGCCTGCACCAGGTCAGCGTGCCGCGCAAGGCCTGGCGGCCGTTGTTCATCTTCGCCTTCGATCATCGTGGGCAGTTGGTGGAACTGGCCCGCCAGGGCGGTCGTGGACTCGAGGCCATCGGCCAGCTCAAGCTGCTGTTCGTCGAGGCCGTGCAGCGGGTCGAGGCCGACCTGCAACGCCAGGGGGTCGACGCCGATGTCGGCCTGCTGGCGGACCAGCGCTTCGGCCAGGATGCCTTGAACGCGGCCACCGGCCGCGGCTGGTGGGTGGCGCGACCGGTGGAGTTGCAGGGCTCGCGGCCGTTGGCGTTCGAGCAGGGGCGGGCCATCG
Coding sequences:
- a CDS encoding bifunctional 5-dehydro-2-deoxygluconokinase/5-dehydro-2-deoxyphosphogluconate aldolase, which encodes MGQTRFASGRQLDLICLGRLGVDLYAQQVGARLEDVGSFAKYLGGSSANIAFGTARLGLKSAMLSRVGDDHMGRFLLESLQREGCDVSAVRVDAERLTALVLLGLKDRETFPLVFYRENCADMALAAEDIDEAFIASSKALLITGTHFSSEQVYRSSIQALDYAERHGVRRVLDIDYRPVLWGLAAKADGQTRFVADRQVSQHVQGILPRFELIVGTEEEFLIAGGHQELLTALRRVRELTAATLVVKLGPQGCAVIHGAIPASLADLDIHRGVQVEVLNVLGAGDAFMAGFLSGWLEGADDQHCCRLANACGALVVSRHACAPAMPTRAELDYLFGSPRPITRPDQDATLQRLHQVSVPRKAWRPLFIFAFDHRGQLVELARQGGRGLEAIGQLKLLFVEAVQRVEADLQRQGVDADVGLLADQRFGQDALNAATGRGWWVARPVELQGSRPLAFEQGRAIGSNLIAWPQEQIIKCLVQFHPDDEPLLRLEQEAQIKGLYQASQASGHELLLEVIPPRDLPGAHPEVLYRAIKRLYNLGIYPAWWKIEAQSAEQWQRLDQLIQERDPYCRGVVLLGLNASPQALAEGFRQAAGSSTCRGFAVGRTIFQEPSRAWLAGEIDDQRLIEQVQGTFVQLIQAWRSARP